The Pan paniscus chromosome 1, NHGRI_mPanPan1-v2.0_pri, whole genome shotgun sequence genome has a segment encoding these proteins:
- the ATP13A2 gene encoding polyamine-transporting ATPase 13A2 isoform X10, with the protein MSADSSPLVGSTPTGYGTLTIGTSIDPLSSSVSSVRLSGYCGSPWRVIGYHVVVWMMAGIPLLLFRWKPLWGVRLRLRPCNLAHAETLVIEIRDKEDSSWQLFTVQVQTEAIGEGSLEPSPQAQAEDGRSQAAVGAVPEGAWKDTAQLHKSEEARVLRYYLFQGQRYIWIETQQAFYQVSLLDHGRSCDDVHRSRHGLSLQDQMVRKAIYGPNVISIPVKSYPQLLVDEALNPYYGFQAFSIALWLADHYYWYALCIFLISAISICLSLYKTRKQSQTLRDMVKLSMRVCVCRPGGEEEWVDSSELVPGDCLVLPQEGGLMPCDAALVAGECMVNESSLTGESIPVLKTALPEGLGPYCAETHRRHTLFCGTLILQARAYVGPHVLAVVTRTGFCTAKGGLVSSILHPRPINFKFYKHSMKFVAALSVLALLGTIYSIFILYRNRVPLNEIVIRALDLVTVVVPPALPAAMTVCTLYAQSRLRRQGIFCIHPLRINLGGKLQLVCFDKVLEEEPAADSAFGTQVLAVMRPPLWEPQLQAVEEPPVPVSVLHRFPFSSALQRMSVVVAWPGATQPEAYVKGSPELVAGLCNPETVPTDFAQMLQSYTAAGYRVVALASKPLPTVPSLEAAQQLTRDTVEGDLSLLGLLVMRNLLKPQTTPVIQALRRTRIRAVMVTGDNLQTAVTVARGCGMVAPQEHLIIVHATHPERGQPASLEFLPMESPTAVNGVKDPDQAASYTVEPDPRSRHLALSGPTFGIIVKHFPKLLPKVLVQGTVFARMAPEQKTELVCELQKLQYCVGMCGDGANDCGALKAADVGISLSQAEASVVSPFTSSMASIECVPMVIREGRCSLDTSFSVFKYMALYSLTQFISVLILYTINTNLGDLQFLAIDLVITTTVAVLMSRTGPALVLGRVRPPGALLSVPVLSSLLLQVALVTGVQLGGYFLTLAQPWFVPLNRTVPAPDNLPNYENTVVFSLSSFQYLILAAAMSKGAPFRRPLYTNVPFLVALALLSSILVGLVLVPGLLQGPLALRNITDTCFKLLLLGLVTFNFVGAFMLESVLDQCLPACLRRLRPKRASKKRFKQLERELAEQPWPPLPAGPLR; encoded by the exons ATGAGCGCAG ACAGCAGCCCTCTCGTGGGCAGCACGCCCACCGGTTATGGGACCCTGACGATAGGGACATCAATAGATCCCCTCAGCTCCTCAGTTTCATCCGTG AGGCTCAGCGGCTACTGTGGCAGTCCATGGAGGGTCATCGGCTATCACGTCGTGGTCTGGATGATGGCTGGGATCCCTTTGCTGCTCTTCCGTTGGAAGCCCCTGTGGGGGGTGCGGCTGCGGCTCCGGCCCTGCAACCTGGCCCACGCCGAAACACTCGTTATCGAAATAAGAGACAAAGAG GATAGTTCCTGGCAGCTCTTCACTGTCCAGGTGCAGACTGAGGCCATCGGCGAGGGCAG cctggaGCCGTCCCCACAGGCCCAGGCAGAGGATGGCCGGAGCCAGGCGGCAGTTGGGGCGGTACCAGAGGGTGCCTGGAAGGATACGGCCCAGCTCCACAAGAGCGAGGAGGCG CGGGTGCTGCGGTATTACCTCTTCCAGGGCCAGCGCTATATCTGGATCGAGACCCAGCAAGCTTTCTACCAGGTCAG cctcctggACCACGGCCGCTCTTGTGACGACGTCCACCGCTCCCGCcatggcctcagcctccaggaccAAATGGTGAG GAAGGCCATTTACGGCCCCAACGTGATCAGCATACCGGTCAAGTCCTACCCCCAGCTGCTGGTGGACGAG GCACTGAACCCCTACTATGGGTTCCAGGCCTTCAGCATCGCGCTGTGGCTGGCTGACCACTACTACTGGTACGCCCTgtgcatcttcctcatttccgCCATCTCCATCTGCCTGTCGCTGTACAAGACCAGAAAG CAAAGCCAGACTCTAAGGGACATGGTCAAGCTGTCCATGCGGGTGTGCGTGTGCCGGCCAGGGGGAG AGGAAGAGTGGGTGGACTCCAGTGAGCTAGTGCCCGGAGACTGCCTGGTGCTGCCCCAGGAGGGTGGGCTGATGCCCTGTGATGCTGCCCTGGTGGCTGGCGAGTGCATGGTGAATGAGAGCTCTCTGACAG GAGAGAGCATTCCAGTGCTGAAGACGGCACTGCCAGAGGGGCTGGGGCCCTACTGTGCAGAGACGCACCGGCGGCACACACTCTTCTGCGGGACCCTCATCTTGCAGGCCCGGGCCTATGTGGGACCGCACGTCCTGGCAGTGGTGACCCGCACAG GGTTCTGCACGGCAAAAGGGGGCCTGGTGAGCTCCATCTTGCACCCCCGGCCCATCAACTTCAAGTTCTATAAACACAGCATGAAGTTTGTGGCTGCCCTCTCTGTCCTGG CTCTCCTCGGCACCATCTACAGCATCTTCATCCTCTACCGAAACCGG GTGCCTCTGAACGAGATTGTGATCCGGGCTCTCGACCTGGTGACCGTGGTGGTGCCACCTGCCCTGCCTGCTGCCATGACCGTGTGCACGCTCTATGCCCAGAGCCGACTGCGGAGACAGGGCATTTTCTGCATCCACCCACTGCGCATCAACCTGGGGGGCAAGCTGCAGCTGGTGTGTTTCGACAAG gTCCTGGAGGAAGAGCCGGCTGCAGACTCAGCATTTGGGACCCAGGTCTTGGCAGTGATGAGACCCCCACTTTGGGAGCCCCAGCTGCAGGCAGTG GAGGAGCCCCCGGTGCCAGTCAGCGTCCTCCACCGCTTCCCCTTCTCTTCGGCTCTGCAGCGCATGAGTGTGGTGGTGGCGTGGCCAGGGGCCACTCAGCCCGAGGCCTACGTCAAAGGCTCCCCGGAGCTGGTGGCAGGGCTCTGCAACCCCGAGACAG TGCCCACCGACTTCGCCCAGATGCTGCAGAGCTATACAGCTGCTGGCTACCGTGTCGTGGCCCTGGCCAGCAAGCCActgcccactgtgcccagcctggaggcAGCCCAGCAACTGACGAG GGACACTGTGGAAGGAGACCTGAGCCTCCTGGGGCTGCTGGTCATGAGGAACCTACTGAAGCCGCAGACAACGCCAGTTATCCAGGCTCTGCGAAGGACCCGCATCCGCGCCGTCATGGTGACAG GGGACAACCTGCAGACAGCGGTGACTGTGGCCCGGGGCTGTGGCATGGTGGCCCCCCAGGAGCATCTGATCATCGTCCACGCCACCCACCCTGAGCGGGGTCAGCCTGCCTCTCTCGAGTTCCTGCCGATGGAGTCCCCCACAGCCGTGAATGGCGTTAAG GATCCTGACCAGGCTGCAAGCTACACCGTGGAGCCAGACCCCCGATCCAGGCACCTGGCCCTCAGCGGGCCCACCTTTGGTATCATTGTGAAGCACTTCCCCAAGCTGCTGCCCAAG GTCCTGGTCCAGGGCACTGTCTTTGCCCGCATGGCCCCTGAGCAGAAGACAGAGCTGGTGTGCGAGCTACAGAAGCTTCA GTACTGCGTGGGCATGTGCGGAGACGGCGCCAATGACTGTGGGGCCCTGAAGGCGGCTGATGTCGGCATCTCGCTGTCCCAGGCAGAAGCCTCAGTGGTCTCACCCTTCACCTCGAGCATGGCCAGTATTGAGTGCGTGCCCATGGTCATCAG GGAGGGGCGCTGTTCCCTTGACACTTCGTTCAGCGTCTTCAAGTACATGGCTCTGTACAGCCTGACCCAGTTCATCTCCGTCCTGATCCTCTACACG ATCAACACCAACCTGGGTGACCTGCAGTTCCTGGCCATCGACCTGGTCATCACCACCACAGTGGCAGTGCTCATGAGCCGCACGGGGCCAGCGCTGGTCCTGGGACGGGTGCGGCCACCGGGGGCGCTGCTCAGCGTGCCCGTGCTCAGCAGCCTGCTGCTGCAGGTGGCCCTGGTGACCGGCGTGCAGCTAGGGGGCTACTTCCTGACCCTGGCCCAGCCGTG GTTCGTGCCTCTGAACAGGACAGTGCCCGCACCAGACAACCTGCCCAACTACGAGAACACCGTGGTCTTCTCTCTGTCCAGCTTCCAGTACCTCATCCTGGCCGCAGCCATGTCCAAGGGGGCGCCCTTCCGCCGGCCGCTCTACACCAATG TGCCCTTCCTGGTGGCCCTGGCGCTCCTGAGCTCCATCCTGGTGGGCCTTGTCCTGGTCCCCGGCCTCCTGCAGGGGCCGCTGGCGCTGAGGAACATCACTGACACCTGCTtcaagctgctgctgctgggtcTGGTCACCTTCAACTTCGTGGGAGCCTtcatgctggag AGCGTGCTAGACCAGTGCCTCCCCGCCTGCCTGCGCCGCCTCCGGCCCAAGCGGGCCTCCAAGAAGCGCTTCAAGCAGCTGGAACGAGAGCTGGCCGAGCAGCCCTGGCCGCCGCTGCCCGCCGGCCCCCTGAGGTAG
- the ATP13A2 gene encoding polyamine-transporting ATPase 13A2 isoform X5 has product MSADSSPLVGSTPTGYGTLTIGTSIDPLSSSVSSVRLSGYCGSPWRVIGYHVVVWMMAGIPLLLFRWKPLWGVRLRLRPCNLAHAETLVIEIRDKEDSSWQLFTVQVQTEAIGEGSLEPSPQAQAEDGRSQAAVGAVPEGAWKDTAQLHKSEEAVSVGQKRVLRYYLFQGQRYIWIETQQAFYQVSLLDHGRSCDDVHRSRHGLSLQDQMVRKAIYGPNVISIPVKSYPQLLVDEAFSIALWLADHYYWYALCIFLISAISICLSLYKTRKQSQTLRDMVKLSMRVCVCRPGGEEEWVDSSELVPGDCLVLPQEGGLMPCDAALVAGECMVNESSLTGESIPVLKTALPEGLGPYCAETHRRHTLFCGTLILQARAYVGPHVLAVVTRTGFCTAKGGLVSSILHPRPINFKFYKHSMKFVAALSVLALLGTIYSIFILYRNRVPLNEIVIRALDLVTVVVPPALPAAMTVCTLYAQSRLRRQGIFCIHPLRINLGGKLQLVCFDKTGTLTEDGLDVMGVVPLKGQAFLPLVPEPRRLPMGPLLRALATCHALSRLQDTPVGDPMDLKMVESTGWVLEEEPAADSAFGTQVLAVMRPPLWEPQLQAVEEPPVPVSVLHRFPFSSALQRMSVVVAWPGATQPEAYVKGSPELVAGLCNPETVPTDFAQMLQSYTAAGYRVVALASKPLPTVPSLEAAQQLTRDTVEGDLSLLGLLVMRNLLKPQTTPVIQALRRTRIRAVMVTGDNLQTAVTVARGCGMVAPQEHLIIVHATHPERGQPASLEFLPMESPTAVNGVKDPDQAASYTVEPDPRSRHLALSGPTFGIIVKHFPKLLPKVLVQGTVFARMAPEQKTELVCELQKLQYCVGMCGDGANDCGALKAADVGISLSQAEASVVSPFTSSMASIECVPMVIREGRCSLDTSFSVFKYMALYSLTQFISVLILYTINTNLGDLQFLAIDLVITTTVAVLMSRTGPALVLGRVRPPGALLSVPVLSSLLLQVALVTGVQLGGYFLTLAQPWFVPLNRTVPAPDNLPNYENTVVFSLSSFQYLILAAAMSKGAPFRRPLYTNVPFLVALALLSSILVGLVLVPGLLQGPLALRNITDTCFKLLLLGLVTFNFVGAFMLESVLDQCLPACLRRLRPKRASKKRFKQLERELAEQPWPPLPAGPLR; this is encoded by the exons ATGAGCGCAG ACAGCAGCCCTCTCGTGGGCAGCACGCCCACCGGTTATGGGACCCTGACGATAGGGACATCAATAGATCCCCTCAGCTCCTCAGTTTCATCCGTG AGGCTCAGCGGCTACTGTGGCAGTCCATGGAGGGTCATCGGCTATCACGTCGTGGTCTGGATGATGGCTGGGATCCCTTTGCTGCTCTTCCGTTGGAAGCCCCTGTGGGGGGTGCGGCTGCGGCTCCGGCCCTGCAACCTGGCCCACGCCGAAACACTCGTTATCGAAATAAGAGACAAAGAG GATAGTTCCTGGCAGCTCTTCACTGTCCAGGTGCAGACTGAGGCCATCGGCGAGGGCAG cctggaGCCGTCCCCACAGGCCCAGGCAGAGGATGGCCGGAGCCAGGCGGCAGTTGGGGCGGTACCAGAGGGTGCCTGGAAGGATACGGCCCAGCTCCACAAGAGCGAGGAGGCGGTGAGTGTCGGACAG AAGCGGGTGCTGCGGTATTACCTCTTCCAGGGCCAGCGCTATATCTGGATCGAGACCCAGCAAGCTTTCTACCAGGTCAG cctcctggACCACGGCCGCTCTTGTGACGACGTCCACCGCTCCCGCcatggcctcagcctccaggaccAAATGGTGAG GAAGGCCATTTACGGCCCCAACGTGATCAGCATACCGGTCAAGTCCTACCCCCAGCTGCTGGTGGACGAG GCCTTCAGCATCGCGCTGTGGCTGGCTGACCACTACTACTGGTACGCCCTgtgcatcttcctcatttccgCCATCTCCATCTGCCTGTCGCTGTACAAGACCAGAAAG CAAAGCCAGACTCTAAGGGACATGGTCAAGCTGTCCATGCGGGTGTGCGTGTGCCGGCCAGGGGGAG AGGAAGAGTGGGTGGACTCCAGTGAGCTAGTGCCCGGAGACTGCCTGGTGCTGCCCCAGGAGGGTGGGCTGATGCCCTGTGATGCTGCCCTGGTGGCTGGCGAGTGCATGGTGAATGAGAGCTCTCTGACAG GAGAGAGCATTCCAGTGCTGAAGACGGCACTGCCAGAGGGGCTGGGGCCCTACTGTGCAGAGACGCACCGGCGGCACACACTCTTCTGCGGGACCCTCATCTTGCAGGCCCGGGCCTATGTGGGACCGCACGTCCTGGCAGTGGTGACCCGCACAG GGTTCTGCACGGCAAAAGGGGGCCTGGTGAGCTCCATCTTGCACCCCCGGCCCATCAACTTCAAGTTCTATAAACACAGCATGAAGTTTGTGGCTGCCCTCTCTGTCCTGG CTCTCCTCGGCACCATCTACAGCATCTTCATCCTCTACCGAAACCGG GTGCCTCTGAACGAGATTGTGATCCGGGCTCTCGACCTGGTGACCGTGGTGGTGCCACCTGCCCTGCCTGCTGCCATGACCGTGTGCACGCTCTATGCCCAGAGCCGACTGCGGAGACAGGGCATTTTCTGCATCCACCCACTGCGCATCAACCTGGGGGGCAAGCTGCAGCTGGTGTGTTTCGACAAG ACGGGCACCCTCACTGAGGACGGCTTAGACGTGATGGGGGTGGTGCCCCTGAAGGGGCAGGCATTCCTGCCACTGGTCCCAGAGCCTCGCCGCCTGCCCATGGGGCCCCTGCTCCGAGCACTGGCCACCTGCCATGCCCTCAGCCGGCTCCAGGACACCCCCGTGGGCGACCCCATGGACTTGAAGATGGTGGAGTCTACTGGCTGG gTCCTGGAGGAAGAGCCGGCTGCAGACTCAGCATTTGGGACCCAGGTCTTGGCAGTGATGAGACCCCCACTTTGGGAGCCCCAGCTGCAGGCAGTG GAGGAGCCCCCGGTGCCAGTCAGCGTCCTCCACCGCTTCCCCTTCTCTTCGGCTCTGCAGCGCATGAGTGTGGTGGTGGCGTGGCCAGGGGCCACTCAGCCCGAGGCCTACGTCAAAGGCTCCCCGGAGCTGGTGGCAGGGCTCTGCAACCCCGAGACAG TGCCCACCGACTTCGCCCAGATGCTGCAGAGCTATACAGCTGCTGGCTACCGTGTCGTGGCCCTGGCCAGCAAGCCActgcccactgtgcccagcctggaggcAGCCCAGCAACTGACGAG GGACACTGTGGAAGGAGACCTGAGCCTCCTGGGGCTGCTGGTCATGAGGAACCTACTGAAGCCGCAGACAACGCCAGTTATCCAGGCTCTGCGAAGGACCCGCATCCGCGCCGTCATGGTGACAG GGGACAACCTGCAGACAGCGGTGACTGTGGCCCGGGGCTGTGGCATGGTGGCCCCCCAGGAGCATCTGATCATCGTCCACGCCACCCACCCTGAGCGGGGTCAGCCTGCCTCTCTCGAGTTCCTGCCGATGGAGTCCCCCACAGCCGTGAATGGCGTTAAG GATCCTGACCAGGCTGCAAGCTACACCGTGGAGCCAGACCCCCGATCCAGGCACCTGGCCCTCAGCGGGCCCACCTTTGGTATCATTGTGAAGCACTTCCCCAAGCTGCTGCCCAAG GTCCTGGTCCAGGGCACTGTCTTTGCCCGCATGGCCCCTGAGCAGAAGACAGAGCTGGTGTGCGAGCTACAGAAGCTTCA GTACTGCGTGGGCATGTGCGGAGACGGCGCCAATGACTGTGGGGCCCTGAAGGCGGCTGATGTCGGCATCTCGCTGTCCCAGGCAGAAGCCTCAGTGGTCTCACCCTTCACCTCGAGCATGGCCAGTATTGAGTGCGTGCCCATGGTCATCAG GGAGGGGCGCTGTTCCCTTGACACTTCGTTCAGCGTCTTCAAGTACATGGCTCTGTACAGCCTGACCCAGTTCATCTCCGTCCTGATCCTCTACACG ATCAACACCAACCTGGGTGACCTGCAGTTCCTGGCCATCGACCTGGTCATCACCACCACAGTGGCAGTGCTCATGAGCCGCACGGGGCCAGCGCTGGTCCTGGGACGGGTGCGGCCACCGGGGGCGCTGCTCAGCGTGCCCGTGCTCAGCAGCCTGCTGCTGCAGGTGGCCCTGGTGACCGGCGTGCAGCTAGGGGGCTACTTCCTGACCCTGGCCCAGCCGTG GTTCGTGCCTCTGAACAGGACAGTGCCCGCACCAGACAACCTGCCCAACTACGAGAACACCGTGGTCTTCTCTCTGTCCAGCTTCCAGTACCTCATCCTGGCCGCAGCCATGTCCAAGGGGGCGCCCTTCCGCCGGCCGCTCTACACCAATG TGCCCTTCCTGGTGGCCCTGGCGCTCCTGAGCTCCATCCTGGTGGGCCTTGTCCTGGTCCCCGGCCTCCTGCAGGGGCCGCTGGCGCTGAGGAACATCACTGACACCTGCTtcaagctgctgctgctgggtcTGGTCACCTTCAACTTCGTGGGAGCCTtcatgctggag AGCGTGCTAGACCAGTGCCTCCCCGCCTGCCTGCGCCGCCTCCGGCCCAAGCGGGCCTCCAAGAAGCGCTTCAAGCAGCTGGAACGAGAGCTGGCCGAGCAGCCCTGGCCGCCGCTGCCCGCCGGCCCCCTGAGGTAG
- the ATP13A2 gene encoding polyamine-transporting ATPase 13A2 isoform X8: MSADSSPLVGSTPTGYGTLTIGTSIDPLSSSVSSVRLSGYCGSPWRVIGYHVVVWMMAGIPLLLFRWKPLWGVRLRLRPCNLAHAETLVIEIRDKEDSSWQLFTVQVQTEAIGEGSLEPSPQAQAEDGRSQAAVGAVPEGAWKDTAQLHKSEEAKRVLRYYLFQGQRYIWIETQQAFYQVSLLDHGRSCDDVHRSRHGLSLQDQMVRKAIYGPNVISIPVKSYPQLLVDEALNPYYGFQAFSIALWLADHYYWYALCIFLISAISICLSLYKTRKQSQTLRDMVKLSMRVCVCRPGGEEEWVDSSELVPGDCLVLPQEGGLMPCDAALVAGECMVNESSLTGESIPVLKTALPEGLGPYCAETHRRHTLFCGTLILQARAYVGPHVLAVVTRTGFCTAKGGLVSSILHPRPINFKFYKHSMKFVAALSVLALLGTIYSIFILYRNRVPLNEIVIRALDLVTVVVPPALPAAMTVCTLYAQSRLRRQGIFCIHPLRINLGGKLQLVCFDKTGTLTEDGLDVMGVVPLKGQAFLPLVPEPRRLPMGPLLRALATCHALSRLQDTPVGDPMDLKMVESTGWVLEEEPAADSAFGTQVLAVMRPPLWEPQLQAVEEPPVPVSVLHRFPFSSALQRMSVVVAWPGATQPEAYVKGSPELVAGLCNPETVPTDFAQMLQSYTAAGYRVVALASKPLPTVPSLEAAQQLTRDTVEGDLSLLGLLVMRNLLKPQTTPVIQALRRTRIRAVMVTGDNLQTAVTVARGCGMVAPQEHLIIVHATHPERGQPASLEFLPMESPTAVNGVKVLVQGTVFARMAPEQKTELVCELQKLQYCVGMCGDGANDCGALKAADVGISLSQAEASVVSPFTSSMASIECVPMVIREGRCSLDTSFSVFKYMALYSLTQFISVLILYTINTNLGDLQFLAIDLVITTTVAVLMSRTGPALVLGRVRPPGALLSVPVLSSLLLQVALVTGVQLGGYFLTLAQPWFVPLNRTVPAPDNLPNYENTVVFSLSSFQYLILAAAMSKGAPFRRPLYTNVPFLVALALLSSILVGLVLVPGLLQGPLALRNITDTCFKLLLLGLVTFNFVGAFMLESVLDQCLPACLRRLRPKRASKKRFKQLERELAEQPWPPLPAGPLR; this comes from the exons ATGAGCGCAG ACAGCAGCCCTCTCGTGGGCAGCACGCCCACCGGTTATGGGACCCTGACGATAGGGACATCAATAGATCCCCTCAGCTCCTCAGTTTCATCCGTG AGGCTCAGCGGCTACTGTGGCAGTCCATGGAGGGTCATCGGCTATCACGTCGTGGTCTGGATGATGGCTGGGATCCCTTTGCTGCTCTTCCGTTGGAAGCCCCTGTGGGGGGTGCGGCTGCGGCTCCGGCCCTGCAACCTGGCCCACGCCGAAACACTCGTTATCGAAATAAGAGACAAAGAG GATAGTTCCTGGCAGCTCTTCACTGTCCAGGTGCAGACTGAGGCCATCGGCGAGGGCAG cctggaGCCGTCCCCACAGGCCCAGGCAGAGGATGGCCGGAGCCAGGCGGCAGTTGGGGCGGTACCAGAGGGTGCCTGGAAGGATACGGCCCAGCTCCACAAGAGCGAGGAGGCG AAGCGGGTGCTGCGGTATTACCTCTTCCAGGGCCAGCGCTATATCTGGATCGAGACCCAGCAAGCTTTCTACCAGGTCAG cctcctggACCACGGCCGCTCTTGTGACGACGTCCACCGCTCCCGCcatggcctcagcctccaggaccAAATGGTGAG GAAGGCCATTTACGGCCCCAACGTGATCAGCATACCGGTCAAGTCCTACCCCCAGCTGCTGGTGGACGAG GCACTGAACCCCTACTATGGGTTCCAGGCCTTCAGCATCGCGCTGTGGCTGGCTGACCACTACTACTGGTACGCCCTgtgcatcttcctcatttccgCCATCTCCATCTGCCTGTCGCTGTACAAGACCAGAAAG CAAAGCCAGACTCTAAGGGACATGGTCAAGCTGTCCATGCGGGTGTGCGTGTGCCGGCCAGGGGGAG AGGAAGAGTGGGTGGACTCCAGTGAGCTAGTGCCCGGAGACTGCCTGGTGCTGCCCCAGGAGGGTGGGCTGATGCCCTGTGATGCTGCCCTGGTGGCTGGCGAGTGCATGGTGAATGAGAGCTCTCTGACAG GAGAGAGCATTCCAGTGCTGAAGACGGCACTGCCAGAGGGGCTGGGGCCCTACTGTGCAGAGACGCACCGGCGGCACACACTCTTCTGCGGGACCCTCATCTTGCAGGCCCGGGCCTATGTGGGACCGCACGTCCTGGCAGTGGTGACCCGCACAG GGTTCTGCACGGCAAAAGGGGGCCTGGTGAGCTCCATCTTGCACCCCCGGCCCATCAACTTCAAGTTCTATAAACACAGCATGAAGTTTGTGGCTGCCCTCTCTGTCCTGG CTCTCCTCGGCACCATCTACAGCATCTTCATCCTCTACCGAAACCGG GTGCCTCTGAACGAGATTGTGATCCGGGCTCTCGACCTGGTGACCGTGGTGGTGCCACCTGCCCTGCCTGCTGCCATGACCGTGTGCACGCTCTATGCCCAGAGCCGACTGCGGAGACAGGGCATTTTCTGCATCCACCCACTGCGCATCAACCTGGGGGGCAAGCTGCAGCTGGTGTGTTTCGACAAG ACGGGCACCCTCACTGAGGACGGCTTAGACGTGATGGGGGTGGTGCCCCTGAAGGGGCAGGCATTCCTGCCACTGGTCCCAGAGCCTCGCCGCCTGCCCATGGGGCCCCTGCTCCGAGCACTGGCCACCTGCCATGCCCTCAGCCGGCTCCAGGACACCCCCGTGGGCGACCCCATGGACTTGAAGATGGTGGAGTCTACTGGCTGG gTCCTGGAGGAAGAGCCGGCTGCAGACTCAGCATTTGGGACCCAGGTCTTGGCAGTGATGAGACCCCCACTTTGGGAGCCCCAGCTGCAGGCAGTG GAGGAGCCCCCGGTGCCAGTCAGCGTCCTCCACCGCTTCCCCTTCTCTTCGGCTCTGCAGCGCATGAGTGTGGTGGTGGCGTGGCCAGGGGCCACTCAGCCCGAGGCCTACGTCAAAGGCTCCCCGGAGCTGGTGGCAGGGCTCTGCAACCCCGAGACAG TGCCCACCGACTTCGCCCAGATGCTGCAGAGCTATACAGCTGCTGGCTACCGTGTCGTGGCCCTGGCCAGCAAGCCActgcccactgtgcccagcctggaggcAGCCCAGCAACTGACGAG GGACACTGTGGAAGGAGACCTGAGCCTCCTGGGGCTGCTGGTCATGAGGAACCTACTGAAGCCGCAGACAACGCCAGTTATCCAGGCTCTGCGAAGGACCCGCATCCGCGCCGTCATGGTGACAG GGGACAACCTGCAGACAGCGGTGACTGTGGCCCGGGGCTGTGGCATGGTGGCCCCCCAGGAGCATCTGATCATCGTCCACGCCACCCACCCTGAGCGGGGTCAGCCTGCCTCTCTCGAGTTCCTGCCGATGGAGTCCCCCACAGCCGTGAATGGCGTTAAG GTCCTGGTCCAGGGCACTGTCTTTGCCCGCATGGCCCCTGAGCAGAAGACAGAGCTGGTGTGCGAGCTACAGAAGCTTCA GTACTGCGTGGGCATGTGCGGAGACGGCGCCAATGACTGTGGGGCCCTGAAGGCGGCTGATGTCGGCATCTCGCTGTCCCAGGCAGAAGCCTCAGTGGTCTCACCCTTCACCTCGAGCATGGCCAGTATTGAGTGCGTGCCCATGGTCATCAG GGAGGGGCGCTGTTCCCTTGACACTTCGTTCAGCGTCTTCAAGTACATGGCTCTGTACAGCCTGACCCAGTTCATCTCCGTCCTGATCCTCTACACG ATCAACACCAACCTGGGTGACCTGCAGTTCCTGGCCATCGACCTGGTCATCACCACCACAGTGGCAGTGCTCATGAGCCGCACGGGGCCAGCGCTGGTCCTGGGACGGGTGCGGCCACCGGGGGCGCTGCTCAGCGTGCCCGTGCTCAGCAGCCTGCTGCTGCAGGTGGCCCTGGTGACCGGCGTGCAGCTAGGGGGCTACTTCCTGACCCTGGCCCAGCCGTG GTTCGTGCCTCTGAACAGGACAGTGCCCGCACCAGACAACCTGCCCAACTACGAGAACACCGTGGTCTTCTCTCTGTCCAGCTTCCAGTACCTCATCCTGGCCGCAGCCATGTCCAAGGGGGCGCCCTTCCGCCGGCCGCTCTACACCAATG TGCCCTTCCTGGTGGCCCTGGCGCTCCTGAGCTCCATCCTGGTGGGCCTTGTCCTGGTCCCCGGCCTCCTGCAGGGGCCGCTGGCGCTGAGGAACATCACTGACACCTGCTtcaagctgctgctgctgggtcTGGTCACCTTCAACTTCGTGGGAGCCTtcatgctggag AGCGTGCTAGACCAGTGCCTCCCCGCCTGCCTGCGCCGCCTCCGGCCCAAGCGGGCCTCCAAGAAGCGCTTCAAGCAGCTGGAACGAGAGCTGGCCGAGCAGCCCTGGCCGCCGCTGCCCGCCGGCCCCCTGAGGTAG